In Anaerolineales bacterium, a genomic segment contains:
- a CDS encoding GNAT family N-acetyltransferase, giving the protein MTQRISIRQAISSDITDLVALDHDYSTDHVWQMALNRSSDEISLTFRQVRLPRPMRVHYPRAPQRLADEWTRRAAVLVGEADGERLAYLSLVPAPADNSGWISDLVVSSKHRRQGIATAMIGMARRWCRERRYDSLFAEMQSKNFPAINLARKLGFSFAGYSDQYYPDQDIALFFRLSIRERPEG; this is encoded by the coding sequence ATGACGCAGCGCATCAGCATCCGCCAGGCGATCTCCAGCGACATCACCGACCTGGTCGCCCTGGATCATGACTACAGCACCGACCACGTCTGGCAGATGGCGCTCAACCGTTCAAGCGACGAGATCAGCCTGACCTTTCGCCAGGTGCGCCTGCCGCGCCCGATGCGCGTCCACTACCCGCGAGCACCGCAACGCCTGGCGGATGAGTGGACTCGAAGGGCCGCCGTTCTGGTAGGTGAGGCAGACGGGGAGCGACTGGCGTATCTGTCGCTCGTTCCGGCCCCAGCCGACAACTCGGGCTGGATCTCGGACCTGGTCGTCTCGAGCAAGCACCGCCGGCAGGGGATTGCGACCGCCATGATCGGGATGGCGCGCAGGTGGTGCCGTGAGCGGCGCTACGACAGCCTGTTCGCAGAAATGCAGAGCAAGAACTTTCCGGCCATCAATCTGGCGCGCAAACTCGGGTTCTCCTTTGCTGGGTACAGTGACCAGTATTACCCCGATCAGGACATCGCCCTGTTCTTCCGGCTGAGCATTCGCGAGCGGCCCGAGGGGTAA
- a CDS encoding purine-nucleoside phosphorylase: MSDSSAEFLTVEEIDRVAAFLRSRLPQSPEVGVVLGSGLGPLADALESSVSIPAQEVPGWPVPTVEGHGGNVVAGRLGARSVIVLQGRAHYYEGHPMSRIGLPIRVMRRLGVETLFVTNAAGAVHPEYQPGDVMLIRDHINLLGMSGLSPLRGPNLDAFGPRFPDMSQAYDRGLLRLAAEVAAAAGIRAHEGVYACLAGPSFETPADLRFLRCIGVDAVGMSTVPEVTVARHSGMRVLGISGISNKANLDGDTVTTHEEVLQAGQILVPKVLTILRGVLNRL; this comes from the coding sequence GTGAGCGACTCATCCGCCGAGTTCTTGACCGTCGAGGAAATCGACCGGGTCGCAGCCTTCCTGCGTTCGCGACTTCCGCAGTCTCCTGAAGTGGGCGTGGTTCTGGGGTCGGGTCTGGGCCCGCTGGCGGACGCTCTCGAGAGCTCAGTCAGCATTCCTGCGCAGGAGGTCCCCGGCTGGCCGGTGCCCACCGTTGAAGGCCATGGCGGAAACGTAGTTGCGGGTCGCTTGGGCGCCAGGTCTGTCATCGTGCTGCAGGGCCGGGCCCACTATTACGAAGGTCACCCCATGTCCCGGATTGGACTGCCGATCCGGGTGATGCGCCGCCTGGGGGTTGAGACGCTGTTCGTCACAAACGCCGCCGGAGCCGTCCATCCCGAGTATCAGCCGGGCGATGTGATGCTCATCCGCGATCATATCAACCTGCTCGGAATGTCCGGCCTCTCTCCGTTGCGCGGCCCGAACCTGGACGCCTTTGGGCCTCGCTTCCCCGATATGAGTCAGGCCTACGACCGGGGCCTGCTGCGCCTAGCAGCCGAGGTGGCGGCGGCGGCCGGCATTCGGGCTCACGAGGGGGTGTATGCCTGCCTGGCCGGCCCGTCCTTCGAAACGCCGGCGGACCTGCGCTTCTTACGCTGCATTGGCGTGGATGCAGTCGGTATGTCGACCGTGCCTGAAGTCACCGTGGCGCGACACAGTGGGATGCGGGTCCTGGGCATCTCCGGGATCAGCAACAAGGCGAACCTGGACGGCGACACCGTCACCACTCATGAAGAGGTCCTGCAGGCGGGTCAGATCCTGGTGCCCAAGGTGCTGACCATTCTTCGGGGCGTCTTGAACCGACTGTGA
- a CDS encoding tyrosine-type recombinase/integrase, giving the protein MDEAIGRYLAHLKGQGRSPNTLLAYHADLRQFCRILESHLGRQVQASDLSPESLAGYVSWLTQQTYRPATLARKTAAVRSFVEFLHVHDKSVPEGLTAGLRAPVPPRQSPRVLTPNEIGLIVDLASRSGSARGMRDAAILSLLYSTGLRAADAVRLKLPDIDLEAGTVRVPGSTRSPVALGASQAHLQRYLQQARQHLAGAPGEQALFLNQRGTVMSRQGLWLVVKRWSRAAGLGEDVSPHSLRHSLAHHLLGQGKSRREVQQILGLSSPNALRVQREGAAQ; this is encoded by the coding sequence ATGGACGAGGCCATTGGCCGCTACCTGGCCCACCTGAAGGGACAGGGGCGATCCCCGAACACTCTCCTGGCGTATCACGCTGACCTGCGCCAGTTCTGCCGCATCCTGGAATCCCACCTCGGTCGACAGGTGCAGGCGTCGGACCTCTCCCCTGAGTCGCTCGCAGGCTACGTTTCCTGGCTAACCCAGCAAACCTATCGACCGGCGACCCTGGCGCGCAAGACGGCCGCGGTCCGCTCATTTGTCGAGTTCTTGCATGTACACGACAAGAGCGTTCCGGAAGGCCTGACTGCCGGGCTGCGGGCGCCGGTCCCGCCGCGCCAATCCCCGCGTGTCCTGACCCCGAACGAGATCGGCCTCATCGTCGATCTCGCTTCACGCAGCGGATCGGCGCGCGGGATGCGGGATGCCGCGATTCTCTCGCTGCTGTACAGCACGGGCCTTCGGGCGGCCGATGCCGTCCGGTTGAAGCTCCCGGATATCGACCTGGAGGCTGGCACGGTGCGAGTGCCTGGCAGCACGCGTAGCCCGGTCGCGCTGGGGGCTTCCCAAGCCCATCTGCAGCGGTATCTGCAGCAGGCCCGTCAACATCTGGCCGGCGCGCCCGGTGAGCAGGCGTTGTTCCTGAACCAGCGCGGCACGGTGATGAGCCGTCAGGGGCTCTGGCTCGTTGTCAAGCGCTGGTCGCGGGCCGCAGGCCTGGGCGAAGACGTCTCTCCGCACTCGCTTCGCCACTCCCTGGCGCACCACTTGCTTGGGCAAGGCAAATCCAGGCGGGAGGTCCAGCAGATTCTAGGGCTCAGCAGTCCGAATGCTCTCCGGGTCCAGCGGGAGGGAGCTGCCCAGTGA
- a CDS encoding SDR family oxidoreductase, with translation MSKPTWSPVARKGGGPPVAVITGASSGIGAEFARQLASAGMGLVLVARRRERLAKLAQELASSSSAPVEIEVCDLTDRESLEALAERLSSRSDIDLLVSSAGVALVGRFAAAEVSRQISLLDLHVIAPTRLTRAVLPQMIARGHGAVIQVSSLAGMFSRLSSPTYGSSKAYLNAFSESLAEETSGTGVCFQALCPGFTVTELHSTPEFDGIDIHARIPGVLWLSAERVVRESLVGLAEGKRVVVPGRRYRWLRALAGNRYSIALACRWRAGRRWRRRVEP, from the coding sequence ATGAGCAAGCCGACATGGTCCCCCGTGGCAAGGAAGGGAGGGGGGCCGCCCGTTGCGGTGATCACCGGCGCCTCGAGCGGCATTGGGGCGGAGTTTGCCCGTCAGCTCGCATCGGCTGGCATGGGGCTGGTGCTGGTAGCCCGCCGGCGAGAGCGGTTGGCCAAGCTCGCCCAGGAACTGGCTTCGAGCTCGAGCGCTCCCGTTGAGATCGAGGTCTGTGACCTGACCGACCGGGAGTCCCTGGAGGCGCTGGCCGAGCGCCTGTCTTCCCGATCAGACATCGATCTGCTAGTCAGCAGTGCCGGCGTGGCCCTCGTCGGCCGGTTTGCAGCGGCAGAGGTTTCCCGCCAGATCTCCCTGCTCGACCTGCACGTCATCGCCCCGACTCGGCTGACGCGAGCTGTGCTACCTCAGATGATCGCCCGGGGGCACGGTGCCGTTATCCAGGTGTCATCGCTGGCCGGGATGTTCTCCCGGCTGAGCTCGCCGACCTACGGTTCCAGCAAGGCATATCTGAACGCCTTCTCGGAATCGCTGGCCGAGGAGACATCAGGCACTGGCGTGTGCTTCCAAGCCTTGTGCCCTGGGTTCACGGTTACAGAACTCCATTCGACGCCGGAGTTCGACGGGATCGATATACATGCCCGAATCCCCGGGGTGCTGTGGTTGTCCGCTGAGCGGGTCGTGCGGGAGTCGCTGGTAGGCCTGGCCGAGGGCAAGCGGGTGGTGGTCCCGGGCCGTCGCTACCGCTGGCTGAGGGCGCTGGCGGGGAACCGGTACTCGATAGCCCTGGCCTGCCGCTGGCGGGCGGGGCGCCGATGGCGGCGGCGCGTCGAACCCTGA
- a CDS encoding aldo/keto reductase: MDYRRLGATGLKVSELCMGTMQFGWTADEATSLAVLDAAEEAGINFIDTADVYSRWVPGNPGGVAETILGKWLRASPGRRERTVIATKVRGPMGDAPNDQGLSRAHIQQAAEASLRRLGVETIDLYQLHWPDDETPLEETLSALDWLVQQGKVRYLGCSNFPAWQLMQALWVADREHTAAFVCVQPHFNLLNRAEYERELEAVCLRYGLGVIPYSPLAGGFLTGKYRQGEAPEPGTRGESSSRIQAWLGQSRPWTVLETLHSLGTARSKSALQMALGWLLSRPSVTSPIIGPRSLEQLGENLGAVGLRLEESEVAALDQASAWI; this comes from the coding sequence GTGGACTATCGACGCTTGGGTGCGACCGGACTGAAGGTCTCGGAGCTGTGTATGGGCACGATGCAGTTCGGTTGGACGGCGGACGAGGCCACCTCCCTGGCGGTCTTGGACGCTGCGGAGGAGGCGGGGATCAATTTCATCGACACGGCCGACGTCTACTCGCGCTGGGTCCCGGGAAACCCGGGCGGCGTGGCCGAGACCATCCTTGGGAAGTGGTTGCGGGCCTCACCCGGCCGGCGGGAACGGACGGTGATCGCCACCAAAGTCCGCGGGCCCATGGGAGATGCGCCCAATGATCAGGGTCTGTCGCGGGCCCATATCCAGCAGGCGGCGGAGGCCTCGCTGAGGCGGCTCGGCGTTGAGACCATCGACCTCTACCAGCTCCATTGGCCTGACGATGAGACGCCTTTGGAGGAGACGTTGAGTGCCCTGGATTGGCTGGTTCAGCAGGGAAAGGTGCGGTATCTCGGGTGCTCCAATTTCCCGGCGTGGCAATTGATGCAAGCTCTGTGGGTTGCAGATCGGGAGCACACTGCCGCCTTCGTCTGCGTTCAGCCGCATTTCAACCTGCTCAACCGAGCCGAGTATGAGCGCGAGCTCGAAGCGGTCTGCCTCCGCTACGGCCTGGGAGTGATCCCTTATAGCCCACTGGCGGGCGGCTTCCTAACTGGCAAGTACCGCCAGGGAGAGGCGCCCGAGCCCGGGACCAGGGGCGAGTCGAGCAGTCGCATTCAGGCCTGGCTGGGCCAGTCGCGTCCCTGGACCGTGCTCGAAACTCTTCATTCATTGGGCACAGCTCGATCCAAGTCCGCCCTGCAGATGGCCTTGGGATGGCTCCTCAGCCGGCCGAGCGTCACCAGCCCGATTATCGGGCCGCGGTCGCTCGAACAGCTTGGCGAGAACCTCGGCGCGGTCGGTCTGCGACTGGAGGAGAGCGAAGTGGCCGCTCTGGATCAGGCCTCGGCCTGGATTTGA